TCATTGGCTAACCATTCTGTTGCTTCAAAATAGGTGAAATTAACTTTAGCAGCAAAAGACTCGCTGAACTTATATGCAAACCTAGAAGATAAATCATAGAAAAAATTAGTACCTGCTAACTCTTGATGAGTAACCCCTGTTTTATATAAAACACTTATTCCTGTAAAGTCAAAAGGGTTCTTAGTATTCATTAACAATATACCATTATAGGCATTGGCACCATATAAAGCAGAAGATGCTCCTGGTAATATTTCAACATTATTGATATCTAAATCAGATACTCCAGAAAGATTTCCTGCACTAAAATTAAGTGCTGGAGCGGCAGTATCCATTCCATCAACCATTTGCACAAATCTAGAATTAGAAAAATCAGCAAATCCTCTAGTGTTTATTGATTTAAATCCGTAACTCCCTTCTCTTGATTGAACTCCTTTAAGGTTTACTAATCCATCATAAAACGAATTTGAAGTTGTTTTTCTGATTTCTGTTAATCCAAATCTTTCGATAGTTACTGGAGATTCAATAATTCTTTCCGGAACTCTCGAAGCGGAAATTACAACCTGATCTAAAAGTAAGTTCTCTTTTAAGATTACATTTACTTTTTGACCTACTCTTGTGATTTCTACAATTTCAGATTGGTGACCAAAAGCTGAAACTGTTATCGTTTGTGGTAAACTACCTTTAACGGTGATTGTAAATTCACCATTATCATTCGATGCAGTTGTCTCAGAACCACTTACAACTTTAGCTCCATAAAATGGCTCTAAATACTCGTTGTAAACCACACCATTAATTTTTACCTGTGCAAAATTTACTACAGCACTTAAGGTAAAAACAATTACTAGTAATTGTTTTTTCAACATTTTAAATTATTATTTAAGGATTGGAAATTATTCTTATTCTTCTAAGGAAAAGTTGATTGGGAAACCGTACTTTACAGCTACAGCTTTTCCATCTTTCTTAGCAGGGATAAATTTTGTAAGTTTAGTTACTACTCTCTTTGCTTCTTCATCAAGAATCTCAGCATTTTCAGGTCCTAATGTTTTAATATTCCTAACGTCTCCATTAGAGTCAATAATAAAACGAACCCATACTTCTCCTTGAACCATATTAGCTACGGCTTCAGCAGGGTATCTAAAATGCTTTTGAATATGCTTAATCATCTCTTCGTTGAAACAATCAACCATTTCACCTTTTTTAGCTTTTTTACATCCTGTAAATAAAGGTAATCTATCTACAGTTGTAAATCTTTGTGCTTTTCTTACTTCCTCTTCAGATAAACTGTTTGTTAAAGCAGCAATATCTGTAGCAGCAGTTTTTCTTTTCAAAGTAAGTGAACTCGAAATTCCTGAAGTAGTAGAAATTTCAGACACTCCTGAAGTGTTTAAAGAAGCTGCATTTGTTGCAACTTGTTTCTTCTTTTTTACTTGTCTTTTCTTTAAAAATCTTTTTGAAGCAGAAACTCTTACAGTAATTTGTCTACTTCTTTTACTTTTACCTTTCTTTGAAGGTTTAATAGAACATTTTGTGATGCTGTTAAGGTCTTCAATTACATCTTCCTTAGGAGTTTCACAAACTTCTTGGCCAAAAATGTTAAGGGAAGCTAACAATACGATTAAAAGTACTTTTATTTTCATATATTCAATATTAACGCGTAGTTGTTAGTTTAGGTTTGGGTTTTCGCGGTGCAAAAGTACTGCTTTTTTGCGAATAATTCATTTTTTAAGATTTTTTTAACAAAAAAAGAGTTAGCAAAATGCTAACTCTTAGATAATTATATGATGTATACCCTAGTTATTAATTGTCCAAGATACATAATATTGTGATCCAATAATACCTGCTCCAGGAACTGACGTGTAATTTTCTCCTGTTAAATTAGTACCTCCAACTTTAATTTGAGATTTTAACGAAGGAACACCGAAACTCATCTGAGCATCTAAAACTAATCTGTCATCAACTAAAGCATCAATAAATCTAGATTGATATAAGAATTCATCCTGCCATCTTGCATTCACTCCAAATCCAAAGTTCTTGAATAATCTCTCGTGACCTAATTGTAACTTCACTTGATGTTTTGGCGTATTAAAAGACGGTTTAAAGTCAATTGTTTCAGCATCTACCTTAAAATCTGAGAATGTATAGCTTCCTCCAAAGTCAAACCCTCCTAGGATTTTAGTAGAGAAACCTGCTGCAAATCCATAAGTGTCAATCTTAGAACTTGTATTTGTTCTCAAGATATATCTTAATACATCATTACTTACAACAGCAGTTAATGCTTCCGTTCCAGGACCATTTTCTGGTGTAGTTGGATTATTTACATCTCCATATAATGGAGCAAACACCTCCTTAGTAGTAATGAAATCTTCGTGGAAGTTATAGTACCCTACAAGGTCAAATTCAAATAACTTTCCAGCTAAATCAACTGCTCCCCTGTATCCTAATTCAAAAGATTGTACTGTTTCTGGACGTAAAACCTCAAGTTCTGCTTTTTGTAATAAACTTAAATCTGGCGCATTTCCTAATCTCACGTCTGCTAAGAAAGCATCTACAGACTCCGCTGTAAATGAATTATTAAATGCATCTTCTCCAGTTAATGTTGCTGTTAAAGCCGGATTAGAACGATAAGGAGTTGTTGTAATTTCTCTTGTTAAATTTTCCTCTACCGTTCCTAAGAATACTCTATCTCCTAATTGAAGACCTAAATATTGATCTTGAGAGGTTGGGTTACGGAAGGCTGTTTGGAAACCAATTCTAAAGTTATGATCTCTTCTTTCACCTACAGCATAAGAAAGTGTTGCTCGTGGAGAGAATTTTCCTTCAAAGTTTCTTGCCTTATCAAAACGAGCTGTCGCTGTAAGTTTTAATCTATCGTCATTAAACGTTTTTTGTAACTGTGTATATAAACCGTACAGTCTATGTCTAATTACTCCATCATCATCCGTATAAACTTGTCCTTGAGAATCTAATGCGAAACTTCTAAAACTACCTCCAACTTGAATATTTGCAAAATCAAAATAATCAGATAAGTTCCAGTTTGCATCCGCATGATAATAACCAGTTTGGTCAATTAATCTAGCACCACCAGCACTTAACGTGGTGCTTTTTGCTTTATTTAAACTCGCTTCATATTCCGGTGTTCCTGGAACAAATCTTCCAGTTTCTGCTGTTTGTCTTGCAAAAGCATGTGCTTGCTCATTAGTAGCTCCAGTAAAAACAGACGCTAAGTACGCAATACCATATTCACCAAAATAAGTTCCATGATCTTTCCAATCGTTTGCTACGAAAATACCGGCTAATCTAGTATCCGTAGTTTGCCCTGCATCATTCTCAGTATAATAACCTCTTACGAAGTAATTCTTACCTTTTACTTCTAACTTATACTGTTCCATGAATCCTTGACGTTGATCATATCTATTACTAGCATGAATTACGTTATCTGATAAATGAAATTTAGAAGAGAAGATAATTTCAGCAGATTCTTTACCCCATGGTCTAAAGTGTAAAGCTCCATCAAAAGTTAAGAACTTTGTTCTGTAATTATTTAAATCTTCCTCACGATAACCAACTCTTGATACGTTAGTATTGTCAACAGTTAACCATGTTCCAGCAGGAATTGGTTGTCCGTTTGGTAATGGAACATTTCTATTTTCAAGACTTCTAATAATATCTCTTAAGTTGAATCCGATTTCATCACCGTAAACATTAACTCCGTCATATCCTACATCATCAGCATGACTAAAACCTGGAATAATAGTTCCACCTTGACCTGTTGTATTTCTGTAATCTCTTGCATACCAATCTTCACCATTCGTATATACAATATTTGCTTTAGCTGCAAAATGCTCACTAAACTTAAATGCCATTCTAGCACCAACATCATAAAAAGCGTATGCTCCTCTATCATCTTGAGTAGTAACCCCAGATTTGAAATACGTACTCATTCCGTGATCATCAAATGGGTTTTTACTTGTCATTAATAAGATACCGTTAAATGCGTTTGCCCCATATAATGCAGAAGCCGCACCTGGAAGAATCTCGACAGTCTTTACATCTAGTTCATTTAATCCAAATAAGTTTCCGAAAGAATATTCGAAAACAGGAATAGAACTTTCCGCTCCATCGACTAATTGTACGAAACGGTTATTAAGTGTATTTCCAAAACCTCTATTTGACGTAATAATTTTAGTAGAAAAACTATTTCCAAGAACATCAATTCCTTTCAAATTTCCTAAACTTTCAAAGAAATTTGGCGAAGCTGTTCTTTTAATATACTTACCATCAATTCTTTCAATTGTTACTGGCGATTCCATAACTCGTTCAGGAGTTCTCGAAGCCGAGATAACTACTTGGTCTAATACAAATGCTTCTTTTAAAATAACATTCAAATCATCAGATGCACTAGTTACTTGAACAACTTCTGTTTGGAATCCAAC
This genomic window from Tenacibaculum sp. 190524A05c contains:
- a CDS encoding energy transducer TonB; its protein translation is MKIKVLLIVLLASLNIFGQEVCETPKEDVIEDLNSITKCSIKPSKKGKSKRSRQITVRVSASKRFLKKRQVKKKKQVATNAASLNTSGVSEISTTSGISSSLTLKRKTAATDIAALTNSLSEEEVRKAQRFTTVDRLPLFTGCKKAKKGEMVDCFNEEMIKHIQKHFRYPAEAVANMVQGEVWVRFIIDSNGDVRNIKTLGPENAEILDEEAKRVVTKLTKFIPAKKDGKAVAVKYGFPINFSLEE
- a CDS encoding carboxypeptidase-like regulatory domain-containing protein, with amino-acid sequence MVRKLLLLLFCAVNFTMLAQTQLSGLVFDEYLEPFPGASITSSEGTSATSNIDGEFTISVKKFPVTLNVSSVGFQTEVVQVTSASDDLNVILKEAFVLDQVVISASRTPERVMESPVTIERIDGKYIKRTASPNFFESLGNLKGIDVLGNSFSTKIITSNRGFGNTLNNRFVQLVDGAESSIPVFEYSFGNLFGLNELDVKTVEILPGAASALYGANAFNGILLMTSKNPFDDHGMSTYFKSGVTTQDDRGAYAFYDVGARMAFKFSEHFAAKANIVYTNGEDWYARDYRNTTGQGGTIIPGFSHADDVGYDGVNVYGDEIGFNLRDIIRSLENRNVPLPNGQPIPAGTWLTVDNTNVSRVGYREEDLNNYRTKFLTFDGALHFRPWGKESAEIIFSSKFHLSDNVIHASNRYDQRQGFMEQYKLEVKGKNYFVRGYYTENDAGQTTDTRLAGIFVANDWKDHGTYFGEYGIAYLASVFTGATNEQAHAFARQTAETGRFVPGTPEYEASLNKAKSTTLSAGGARLIDQTGYYHADANWNLSDYFDFANIQVGGSFRSFALDSQGQVYTDDDGVIRHRLYGLYTQLQKTFNDDRLKLTATARFDKARNFEGKFSPRATLSYAVGERRDHNFRIGFQTAFRNPTSQDQYLGLQLGDRVFLGTVEENLTREITTTPYRSNPALTATLTGEDAFNNSFTAESVDAFLADVRLGNAPDLSLLQKAELEVLRPETVQSFELGYRGAVDLAGKLFEFDLVGYYNFHEDFITTKEVFAPLYGDVNNPTTPENGPGTEALTAVVSNDVLRYILRTNTSSKIDTYGFAAGFSTKILGGFDFGGSYTFSDFKVDAETIDFKPSFNTPKHQVKLQLGHERLFKNFGFGVNARWQDEFLYQSRFIDALVDDRLVLDAQMSFGVPSLKSQIKVGGTNLTGENYTSVPGAGIIGSQYYVSWTINN